A region of Porites lutea chromosome 13, jaPorLute2.1, whole genome shotgun sequence DNA encodes the following proteins:
- the LOC140923622 gene encoding uncharacterized protein, whose translation MIESAEDLDITGILNLLYWCNHFLVQRPLIEDVRETRNTKWVHVPKLELNDKEKRAAFQTIEKLLQDPVFWGDVDVQNALQDILALKCTSDVQIFKAEVLSHFKEAIRSDMSSLKSEMKSLRKESKKNEKQRARVEGQLRNLKTSLKKVEQKTETTTFSSLVQQILKLPMTITIFVVRAVGGIHLKSFKDCLYLLILFCCIGIVDESPYKDGCPREAIGVPFGTKEFNFTSYLNYARDNFIGRQWLFQLMENSLYHSRQGVSGVFITGDPGTGKSALTAQLICSRKSSRTFYDHVLGYHLCRRSERNTQNGGKFVRNLADMIARRLPEYGYMVADNSRVQRSLNNDCVTIQDCVRCFQEAILTPLALLKNKPQENRYVVIDALEDCQSETAPSFVNLLDKKLRFPSWLKLVMTSRNETSVSINSNHFINLKINPEDVRNIHDIGTFLAAKLFQDGPLISPIKFWFGDNSTRNTARLTFALLSKSQGNFLLAKEMLHFWEISKAEKIDPYSLPETLGELYKRQFERLYSPAENFEPLRRVLELLVASFQPVSFKQIFDILRRKENLKEASRLKYRMSKLGHLLRYEENDRVTIYHPSSTEWLTSESNTNGPFYVRKKKGHEMFCDYYFSLITEGDTSSLTEYILNFAQHIAHGSWKKDFVKKFLTLPSKVFYLSDPTINRTLLHLAATINSTDALDLLLRHVTYDDYIDNRGITPAFLAAEQGLVRNLALMVKKGANIHHETKSLSSTYKLLGEESVESDSMNIRCNLVFQSKSKLFSSTMLHAAAHGGHLEVINFLIDNGANISTVNGVKLTALQIAAEKGHVEVVKTLCEAGAVPDQIALHHAAANNKLEVVKYLLQIGVKDKCMRCDGSFYWLKGKHRLQRDSFSIPSFSRYKEFIHSNSKIKQYETQLELGSTKDKEGELYDDKHLIFCETALHAAVSAGHEAVVRELVSHPATALTCRDYSGRTPLHEAVRKRNSRIVDFLLLNDPKLVYETCNHLQSFHENISIMAWTFHDGTQCDLKVRSQQLSFEEVTEYDRDICHCGYTPLHLAARYGLMDIGLHLISFGAKVDAPDCLGATPLHVAACHNHIVFVLVIAHANLGVNVNSKSSNGSTPLHSAAACGAVEVIDHLISHGANVTAADEGNLSPLHYSILHVRPINHENQLYRTSSCGVTLHLTTVDLRGPDHLCMDGNLLYTQKKYRWLVALLHLIELGSKINSVDLYGRTPLHLASANGLADAVVFLLSKGAKLEIRDKFGKTPLDVAVENCTVKSTSTPFVIGRRFLDLPKHLRDNEMVVYLLLSNGASFKKCERNGTSLLHHALAKHQPYIAQILLFKGASVHCKDSSGRTPALTLIANGGGWTDILLKHLHYSTTIKCGEPFISSVFHLFCFFPPKRQDNNFFQQIRCNKQACLSRKSLLKRAVKWHRLKNKVIDSCLDAEGFRPIHRAAQGANLVGVRSLLKLGANPSLLSPQGYDALTLAILHSGGSIWHSPETKRPSRNDNASLVALELLYHAMKSRGFQIVCDSSKSEMTLYHLAASRGLVKFIQEILKEKERHKLDVNCPNKDGVTPLYLAEVFSFENNDSSYNPWREVATMIKEHGGKMMFPAKDVEYRIIYERLHGWIPNSLELSLRPDVLGFVLALWSKFQDKQKSQRQYNCNWDWTWENNATVSLLSQVAVFHELTRQLQLVSRKFVIIKPSQSEFEAFVSSIDDIRKCATQNKRGYSLIYLNRIITMAYTIKKTSRVANLKVWYKIILRISRRVLFNLMRWWHLSMFQEFGCLKSVFDKYRPFLLDEKTLTQLIATFTRSTLDWSLEVTCSLIKFVFRTYLAVSSDLCSNGIIVINSVLSNHYPDFIRNRMGWTVDQKESWPLDFLFKFSLGLYHQYEYLKILSVALEQGTRLALHSEKFEREWRRVWETHRSRLCS comes from the exons ATGATCGAGAGTGCCGAAGACCTGGACATCACTGGAATTCTGAATCTGTTGTACTGGTGCAATCATTTTCTTGTTCAGCGACCACTGATTGAGGATGTCCGAGAAACCAGAAACACAAAATGGGTACATGTTCCAAAGCTAGAGTTGAACGACAAAGAAAAACGAGCTGCCTTTCAAACAATCGAGAAGCTTCTTCAAGATCCAGTATTTTGGGGGGATGTAGATGTTCAGAACGCTCTTCAGGACATTTTAGCCTTGAAATGCACTTCAGATGTGCAAATATTCAAAGCCGAGGTCCTATCTCATTTCAAGGAGGCAATTCGAAGCGACATGTCAAGCCTTAAAAGTGAGATGAAGTCGTTAAGAAAGGAatccaagaaaaatgaaaaacagcgGGCACGCGTGGAAGGTCAACTACGAAATTTAAAAACATCTTTAAAGAAAGTGGAGCAAAAAACCGAAACAACTACTTTCTCAAGTCTTGTCCAGCAAATTCTGAAACTACCAATGACCATCACCATTTTTGTTGTGAGAGCTGTGGGAGGCATCCATTTAAAATCTTTCAAAGATTGCCTATACTTATTAATCCTGTTTTGTTGCATTGGAATTGTAGATGAAAGCCCATATAAGGACG GCTGTCCCAGAGAGGCGATTGGTGTTCCTTTTGGCACCAAAGAGTTTAATTTTACCTCTTACCTTAATTATGCTCGAGATAATTTTATTGGTCGTCAATGGTTATTTCAGTTGATGGAGAATTCCCTCTACCATTCACGCCAAGGTGTGTCTGGAGTCTTCATTACTGGAGATCCTGGAACTGGAAAGTCTGCGCTGACTGCACAATTAATCTGCTCCCGAAAGTCTAGTCGGACCTTCTACGATCATGTGCTAGGGTACCACCTCTGTAGAAGGTCTGAGAGAAATACACAGAATGGAGGAAAGTTTGTTCGTAACTTAGCCGATATGATAGCTCGCAGACTTCCAGAATACGGGTACATGGTTGCCGACAATTCACGAGTCCAGCGATCACTGAACAATGACTGTGTCACCATTCAAGATTGTGTACGGTGTTTTCAAGAGGCAATATTAACACCTTTAGCACTTTTGAAGAACAAACCGCAGGAGAACCGGTATGTTGTCATTGATGCCTTAGAGGATTGCCAGAGTGAAACAGCTCCCAGTTTTGTTAATTTGCTTGATAAGAAGCTTCGATTTCCATCATGGCTAAAACTTGTGATGACTTCTCGCAACGAGACCAGCGTTTCCATAAATTCGAACCACTTCATAAACCTGAAAATTAATCCTGAAGATGTTCGAAATATACACGACATTGGAACTTTTTTGGCGGCGAAACTTTTCCAAGATGGTCCTTTAATCAGTCCAATAAAATTTTGGTTCGGAGATAATAGCACGAGAAATACCGCACGATTGACATTTGCCCTGCTGAGCAAAAGTCAAGGAAATTTCCTGCTCGCTAAGGAGATGCTTCATTTTTGGGAAATTTCCAAAGCTGAAAAAATTGATCCTTACTCGCTGCCTGAAACGTTAGGAGAATTATACAAAAGACAATTTGAACGATTGTACAGTCCAGCGGAAAATTTTGAACCTCTACGCCGAGTGTTAGAATTACTTGTGGCCTCTTTTCAACCAGTCTCTTTTAAACAGATTTTCGATATTCTCAGAAGAAAAGAGAATCTTAAAGAAGCTAGTAGGTTGAAATATAGAATGAGTAAACTGGGGCATTTATTGAGATACGAAGAAAACGACAGAGTGACAATTTATCATCCATCGTCAACAGAATGGCTCACAAGTGAAAGCAATACAAATGGCCCATTTTATGTCCGCAAAAAAAAGGGACACGAAATGTTTTGTGACTATTATTTTAGCTTAATTACCGAGGGAGACACCTCCTCGTTGACAGAGTACATTCTCAACTTCGCACAACACATTGCTCATGGCAGTTGGAAAAAAGATTTCGTTAAAAAATTTCTCACTCTGCCctcaaaagttttttatttatcagaTCCTACAATTAATAGGACTCTGTTGCACCTTGCTGCTACGATAAACAGCACAGATGCACTGGACCTATTGTTGCGTCATGTTACCTACGATGATTACATTGATAATCGTGGAATAACCCCTGCGTTTTTGGCCGCAGAGCAAGGCCTTGTGCGTAACTTGGCTTTAATGGTAAAGAAAGGAGCCAACATACATCATGAAACAAAGTCTCTGTCATCTACTTACAAACTGCTAGGGGAAGAGTCTGTAGAATCTGACAGCATGAATATTAGGTGCAATCTAGTGTTTCAATCTAAATCAAAGTTATTTTCTTCTACAATGCTTCACGCGGCAGCTCATGGGGGTCACTTAGAAGTAATTAACTTTCTAATTGACAATGGTGCGAACATTTCGACGGTCAATGGTGTTAAATTGACTGCATTACAAATAGCTGCTGAGAAAGGACATGTGGAGGTTGTTAAAACATTATGCGAAGCGGGCGCTGTACCTGATCAAATTGCCCTCCACCATGCTGCAGCAAACAATAAGTTAGAAGTAGTCAAGTACCTTTTACAAATTGGTGTTAAAGATAAATGCATGAGATGCGATGGGTCTTTCTACTGGCTAAAAGGAAAACATCGCTTGCAAAGAGATAGTTTTTCTATACCATCGTTTTCCCGTTATAAagaattcattcattcaaactcaaaaataaaacaatatgAGACCCAGTTAGAGCTTGGAAGCACTAAGGATAAAGAAGGAGAACTTTATGACGACAAACATTTAATATTCTGTGAAACTGCACTTCATGCAGCGGTTTCAGCTGGCCATGAAGCGGTGGTCAGGGAACTAGTTTCTCACCCAGCCACAGCGTTAACCTGCCGGGATTATTCAGGAAGGACTCCTTTGCACGAGGCAGTCCGAAAACGTAACAGCCGCATAGTAGATTTCCTGCTTTTGAACGATCCAAAACTGGTATATGAAACTTGTAATCACTTGCAAAGTTTCCATGAGAACATTTCTATAATGGCATGGACGTTTCATGATGGTACACAATGTGATTTGAAAGTAAGATCACAGCAACTGAGTTTTGAAGAAGTTACAGAATATGACAGAGATATATGTCACTGCGGTTATACTCCTCTTCACCTGGCTGCTCGGTATGGCCTTATGGATATAGGGCTCCACCTTATCAGTTTTGGTGCAAAAGTGGATGCTCCTGACTGCCTAGGCGCAACACCTCTTCATGTGGCTGCTTGTCATAATCACATAGTCTTTGTACTCGTCATAGCCCATGCAAACCTTGGCGTTAATGTAAACAGCAAGAGTTCCAATGGATCGACACCTCTTCATAGCGCTGCAGCATGCGGCGCAGTCGAGGTCATAGACCATCTGATTTCCCATGGAGCCAACGTAACTGCGGCTGACGAAGGTAACCTCTCGCCATTACATTATTCAATTCTCCATGTACGACCAATTAATCATGAAAACCAACTGTACAGAACCAGTTCGTGTGGTGTGACACTTCACCTAACAACAGTTGACCTCAGAGGTCCAGATCATCTTTGTATGGATGGCAATCTTCtctacacacaaaaaaaatatcgATGGCTCGTTGCACTTCTTCATTTGATAGAGCTTGGTTCGAAAATAAATTCGGTCGACTTATATGGAAGAACGCCTTTGCATTTAGCATCGGCAAACGGTTTGGCTGATGCCGTAGTTTTTCTGTTGAGTAAGGGGGCTAAGCTTGAAATCCGTGATAAGTTTGGCAAAACTCCATTAGACGTTGCAGTGGAAAATTGCACGGTAAAATCAACCTCTACTCCGTTTGTTATTGGTAGACGTTTCCTTGACTTGCCAAAGCATTTACGTGACAATGAGATGGTTGTTTATCTACTTCTGTCAAATGGAGCCTCGTTCAAGAAATGCGAACGTAATGGTACGAGTTTGTTACACCATGCTCTCGCAAAACACCAGCCTTACATAGCTCAAATCTTGTTGTTTAAGGGAGCCAGTGTTCATTGCAAAGATAGTTCTGGAAGAACACCTGCCTTAACTTTAATTGCTAATGGTGGAGGTTGGACAGATATTCTTTTGAAGCACTTACATTATTCCACTACAATTAAATGTGGAGAGCCTTTTATCTCATCAgtctttcatttgttttgtttttttcccccAAAGCGTCAAGATAATAATTTCTTTCAACAAATTAGATGCAACAAACAAGcttgtttatcaagaaaaagtCTTCTTAAGAGAGCTGTGAAATGGCATCGATTGAAGAACAAAGTTATCGATTCTTGTCTAGACGCGGAGGGTTTTAGGCCCATTCACAGAGCTGCACAAGGAGCCAACTTAGTAGGTGTTCGCAGCCTTCTGAAACTTGGTGCAAACCCGTCCTTATTGTCTCCACAAGGATATGACGCGCTTACTCTCGCAATACTGCACTCAGGAGGAAGCATTTGGCACTCCCCTGAAACAAAACGGCCGAGTAGGAACGATAATGCATCTCTTGTGGCTCTAGAGCTTCTTTATCATGCCATGAAAAGTCGCGGTTTTCAGATTGTATGTGACTCGAGCAAATCAGAAATGACTCTATACCATTTGGCAGCTTCTCGTGGACTAGTTAAGTTCATACAAGAgatattaaaagaaaaggaacgtcATAAGTTGGACGTGAATTGTCCTAACAAAGACGGGGTCACACCACTTTACTTAGCGGAAGTTTTTAGCTTTGAAAACAATGATAGCAGTTATAATCCATGGAGAGAGGTCGCGACGATGATTAAGGAACATGGTGGTAAGATGATGTTTCCAGCAAAGGATGTTGAATATAGAATCATCTATGAAAGGTTGCACGGTTGGATTCCCAATAGTCTGGAATTAAGTTTGAGGCCTGACGTCCTTGGTTTCGTACTTGCACTTTGGTCTAAATTCCAGGACAAGCAGAAAAGTCAAAGGCAGTATAACTGTAACTGGGACTGGACATGGGAGAATAATGCCACCGTTTCACTCTTATCGCAGGTTGCCGTGTTTCATGAGCTAACGCGTCAATTGCAATTAGTAAGCCGAAAATTCGTTATTATAAAACCATCTCAGTCTGAGTTTGAAGCCTTTGTGTCCTCTATTGATGACATAAGAAAGTGTGCGACTCAAAATAAACGTGGATATTCTCTTATTTACTTAAACAGGATAATAACAATGGCCTATACTATTAAAAAGACGAGTAGAGTGGCTAACTTAAAAGTGTGGTACAAAATAATCTTGAGGATATCACGGAGGGTGTTGTTTAATTTGATGAGGTGGTGGCATCTGAGCATGTTCCAAGAGTTTGGTTGCCTTAAGAGTGTGTTTGACAAGTACCGACCGTTTCTGTTGGATGAGAAAACGTTGACTCAACTAATTGCAACGTTTACAAGAAGTACTCTAGACTGGAGTTTGGAAGTGACCTGTTCATTAATTAAGTTTGTATTTCGTACCTATCTGGCAGTGTCAAGTGATTTGTGCAGCAATGGTATCATTGTCATTAATTCTGTATTGAGTAATCACTATCCAGACTTCATAAGAAATCGAATGGGTTGGACTGTTGATCAAAAGGAGTCCTGGCCATTAGACtttctttttaagttttcctTAGGTCTCTACCATCAGTATGAATACTTAAAAATACTCAGTGTTGCATTAGAACAAGGAACTCGTCTTGCACTCCATTCTGAAAAGTTTGAGCGCGAGTGGAGAAGGGTATGGGAAACGCACCGTAGCAGATTATGTTCCTAG
- the LOC140923561 gene encoding mitochondrial inner membrane protease subunit 2-like, whose amino-acid sequence MGFQTVRPYLSRFALGFALGLPVAVTFVENVGSVKGVHGISMQPTLNPKPHFKGDVVLVNSWAVQQFEGINRGDIVTLIDPSDPDAVLIKRIIAVAGDYVKTINYRKKIVHIPAGHCWVEGDNHSHSHDSNSFGPVSLGLIHGKATHIVWPPGRWQKLETFSPQGRLDPDKIYTQYESRDAKDLSNNVDITAKRNGITCGGSTADSSRTHHKFEEKTSVTEIICGPVS is encoded by the exons ATGGGTTTTCAAACAGTCCGTCCGTATCTCAGTCGTTTTGCCTTGGGGTTTGCATTAGGACTTCCGGTAGCTGTGACATTTGTAGAAAACGTAGGGAGTGTAAAGGGAGTCCATGGTATCTCAATGCAA CCAACCTTAAATCCAAAGCCACACTTCAAAGGTGATGTAGTGCTTGTGAACAGCTGGGCTGTCCAACAATTTGAAGGAATTAACAGAGGAGACATTGTGACTCTCAT TGATCCTTCAGACCCTGATGCTGTTCTTATAAAGAGAATCATAGCTGTGGCAGGAGATTATGTTAA AACTATTAACTACAGGAAGAAGATTGTGCATATTCCAGCAGGTCATTGCTGGGTCGAAGGAGATAATCATTCACACAGTCATGACAGCAACTCGTTTGGCCCG gtgTCGTTAGGTCTTATCCATGGAAAAGCTACTCACATTGTATGGCCACCAGGGAGATGGCAAAAACTAGAAACATTTTCACCGCAGGGACGGCTTGACCCTGATAAAATTTATACTCAGTATGAATCAAGGGATGCAAAGGATCTTTCCAATAATGTGGATATAACAGCAAAAAGAAATGGCATAACATGCGGCGGCTCTACAGCTGACTCTAGTCGAACTCATCATAAGTTTGAGGAAAAAACTTCTGTTACAGAAATAATTTGTGGCCCTGTGAGTTGA